In Candidatus Saccharimonadia bacterium, the genomic stretch CACGCCGCCGAAGCCACCCAGCGCAATTCCGTGGAGGTGCGCAGTGAGCTCGAAAAACTCGCCAACCTCATCGACTCGCGCGGCTGGAACCACCCCCCAGAGGAGGCTTCGGCCCAGGCTTTGCCCATCACCGCCCACACCGACCGCATGGTACCGCCTCCGCCGCCCACACCCCACGCGCCCGAAGACATACCCGAAGACATCCTCGATCTCCAGCAGAGCCCGCTCGCCCAAAACCTGGCCGAGCTGCTGCGCACCGCCGCCGAGGACGTCCGCGAGGAAGCCATGCAGCAAATGACCGGCAAAGCCGTCAAACCCGCCGCCGCCAATGCCCCCGCCCCGATAAGCACAAGCGGCGTGACAGCCGCACCCGCCAGCGATATACTACAACTAGCTACGCAGAGTGATGAATTGTCCGTCTCGCAGATCGCCGCCCAGGCTACCCGCCGGGTACAACTGCCTGATGGTCAAACGGTGGAGATTCCTATCAATGGCAGCTAACGCCAATGCACATACCGGCAAAAGTGCCCAAGACACCCTCCTGATCTCCGAGATCAAGGACGGTATTGTCGTGATGAAAGACGGCTCACTCCGAGGCGTCATTCTCGGCAGCGCCATCAACTTTGACCTCATGAGCGGCGGCGAGCAAGAAGCCGTCGAAGGCGCCTACCAAGGCTTCCTAAACTCGCTCCACTTCCCGGTCCA encodes the following:
- a CDS encoding PrgI family protein; protein product: MGQYKVPQDVEAEDKILGPLTFKEFIYALMGFGWAVLCFAIFRTIPALMVIVGLPPALLLLLLAFYNRDGQSFEQLLIAGVQYFAASRRRVWTKDDLIETFHINPTIHAAEATQRNSVEVRSELEKLANLIDSRGWNHPPEEASAQALPITAHTDRMVPPPPPTPHAPEDIPEDILDLQQSPLAQNLAELLRTAAEDVREEAMQQMTGKAVKPAAANAPAPISTSGVTAAPASDILQLATQSDELSVSQIAAQATRRVQLPDGQTVEIPINGS